In Haloarcula salinisoli, one genomic interval encodes:
- a CDS encoding glycosyl transferase family 2 encodes MDYLQERITTLHDLTDAVPAMPEGESSVVVPIAGESEAAVTPTHVFEALETVGPDAVVVPLRSDAETAAAFDHWAAEFDLDVTTLWCNAPTLPTLLEDHGLDGAMGKGRDVWLGLGLAASRADYVAVHDADASTYSPKHVPRLLAGLEMGYEFVKGYYARVEDGQLYGRLARLFVAPLLGALSSAHDDPLLDYLSAFRYPLAGEFAVTADAARSIRAQRAWGLEIGMLGEAYDVVGETATAQVDLGMHRHDHRPVGGRGGLSTMAAEVGEALFRVLQDHGLQPDYERLPDAYRDAADTLIRQYGADAAVNGLTYDHDAERSQVQSYAESIRAPGPDDRLPAWTETTLSPSSVLAASREALGRPSSSRVD; translated from the coding sequence ATGGACTACCTACAGGAACGCATCACGACGCTGCACGACCTGACCGACGCGGTGCCGGCGATGCCCGAGGGCGAGAGTTCGGTCGTCGTTCCCATCGCCGGGGAGAGTGAGGCGGCCGTCACGCCCACGCACGTCTTCGAGGCGCTCGAAACCGTCGGCCCCGACGCAGTCGTGGTCCCACTGCGGAGCGACGCCGAGACAGCCGCCGCCTTCGACCACTGGGCCGCCGAGTTCGACCTCGACGTGACGACGCTGTGGTGTAACGCCCCCACTCTCCCGACGCTGCTCGAGGACCACGGGCTCGACGGCGCGATGGGGAAGGGTAGGGACGTCTGGCTCGGACTCGGGCTGGCCGCGAGTCGGGCCGACTACGTGGCCGTCCACGACGCCGACGCCTCGACGTACTCCCCGAAACACGTGCCGCGCTTGCTCGCCGGGCTGGAGATGGGCTACGAGTTCGTGAAGGGGTACTACGCCCGCGTCGAGGACGGCCAGCTCTACGGCCGACTCGCGCGGCTGTTCGTCGCGCCGCTACTGGGTGCGCTGTCGAGTGCCCACGACGACCCGCTACTCGACTATCTCTCGGCGTTTCGCTATCCGCTGGCCGGTGAGTTCGCCGTTACCGCCGACGCGGCCCGCTCGATTCGGGCCCAGCGGGCCTGGGGGCTGGAGATAGGGATGCTCGGCGAGGCCTACGACGTGGTCGGCGAGACCGCCACCGCACAGGTCGACCTCGGGATGCACCGCCACGACCACCGACCCGTCGGCGGCCGCGGCGGGCTCTCGACGATGGCCGCGGAGGTCGGCGAGGCGCTCTTTCGCGTCCTCCAGGACCACGGCCTGCAGCCGGACTACGAGCGCCTGCCCGACGCCTACCGGGACGCGGCCGATACGCTCATCCGGCAGTATGGCGCCGATGCCGCGGTCAACGGGCTCACCTACGACCACGATGCAGAGCGCTCACAGGTACAGTCCTACGCGGAGAGCATCCGGGCCCCGGGGCCGGACGACAGACTCCCCGCGTGGACGGAGACGACGCTGTCGCCGTCGAGCGTGCTGGCGGCCTCGCGGGAGGCACTCGGGCGCCCAAGCAGCTCTCGGGTGGATTGA
- a CDS encoding TIGR04024 family LLM class F420-dependent oxidoreductase, with protein MTARDIYLPVAAQPSVSTLVGLSQLADVEGYERVWLPETWGRDAVTTLTSIAHGTDDVGIGTSLLNVYSRSPALIGQTAATLQEASDGRLRVGLGPSGPRVIEGWHGESFERPLRRTRETIDIVKQVLSGEAVEYDGDIFELSGLRLRSDPPDPVPPIDAGGLGPKAVELAGRFADGWHALLLTVEGMADRLDDFDRGAELGDRDRASQRVTFSVPCCALADRERARAMTRQHVAFYVGGMGTYYRDALARQGYEDTATTVFEQWNDGDREAAKAAIDDELLDALAVAGTPEECRDHIERFERIDGVDAINVSFPRAAERADIEATMAALAP; from the coding sequence ATGACGGCCAGAGATATCTATCTCCCCGTCGCCGCCCAGCCGTCGGTGTCGACGCTGGTCGGGTTGAGCCAGCTCGCCGACGTCGAAGGGTACGAACGGGTCTGGCTGCCCGAGACCTGGGGCCGGGACGCCGTGACCACACTGACAAGCATCGCGCACGGAACCGACGATGTCGGTATCGGCACTTCGCTGTTGAACGTCTACTCGCGTTCGCCGGCGCTCATCGGCCAGACCGCCGCCACGCTCCAGGAGGCCTCGGACGGGCGCCTGCGCGTCGGGCTCGGGCCGTCGGGGCCGCGCGTCATCGAGGGGTGGCACGGGGAGTCGTTCGAGCGACCGCTGCGCCGGACCCGGGAGACTATCGACATCGTCAAGCAGGTGCTGTCGGGCGAAGCCGTCGAGTACGACGGCGACATCTTCGAGCTCTCGGGGTTGCGGCTGCGCTCGGACCCGCCCGACCCAGTTCCGCCGATAGACGCCGGTGGGCTGGGGCCAAAGGCCGTCGAACTCGCAGGGCGCTTTGCCGACGGCTGGCACGCCCTGCTGTTGACCGTCGAGGGCATGGCCGACCGCCTCGACGACTTCGACCGCGGGGCCGAACTCGGCGACCGCGACCGGGCGAGCCAGCGGGTCACCTTCTCGGTGCCCTGCTGTGCCCTGGCGGACCGCGAGCGGGCCCGTGCCATGACTCGCCAGCACGTCGCCTTCTACGTGGGCGGCATGGGCACCTACTACCGCGATGCGCTCGCACGGCAGGGGTACGAGGACACCGCGACGACGGTCTTCGAGCAGTGGAACGACGGCGACCGCGAGGCAGCGAAAGCCGCTATCGACGACGAGTTGCTCGACGCCCTCGCCGTGGCCGGGACCCCCGAGGAGTGTCGGGACCACATCGAGCGCTTCGAGCGTATCGACGGCGTCGACGCTATCAACGTCTCGTTCCCCAGAGCGGCCGAGCGGGCCGATATCGAGGCGACGATGGCCGCGCTGGCGCCCTAG